The genomic region GTGATGATGGAGAACTACAAGGTCGGCGACCTCAAGCGCTACGGCCTCGACTACGAGACCATCAAGCAGCTCAACCCCGGCATCATCTATTGCTCGGTCACCGGCTTCGGCCAGACCGGACCTTACGCACCGCGCGCCGGCTATGACGCGATCCTGCAGGCTATGGGCGGCCTGATGAGCGTCACCGGCCATATCGACGGCGAGCCCGGCGAAGGCCCGATGAAGGTCGGCCCCTCGATCGTCGACTACATGACCGGCATGAACACCTCGATCGGTATCCTCTCGGCGCTCTACCATCGCGACGCCAACAACGGGGAAGGGCAGCATATCGACGTCTGCCTGTTCGACACCGTGATCGCGTCGCTGTCGCACTGGCTGCAGATCTACCTCGTCAATGGCAAGACCCCGCCGCGCCGCGGCACCTGGGGCAATGGCGGCATGCCGGCCGGCGTGTTCCGCTGCACCGACGGTGAGCTGATGCTGGTGGTCGGCAATGACGGCCAGTTCCAGCGCACCTGCGCCGTGCTCGGCGAGCCCGAACTCGCGAGCGACAAGCGCTTCGTCAAGAACAACGACCGCGTCGTGCACGGCAAGGAGATCATGGCGATCTTCGCCGGGCTGTTCCTGAAGCACCCGGTGGCCTACTGGCTGGAGAAGCTCGAGGAGGCCGGCGTGCCGTCGGGCCCGATCAACAATTTCGAGCAGGTGTTCAGCGATCCGCACGTGCAG from Bradyrhizobium elkanii USDA 76 harbors:
- a CDS encoding CaiB/BaiF CoA transferase family protein, giving the protein MSALPLSGIKILDLTRVLAGPLSAQMLADLGAEVIKIERPGGGDDARAFGPPYLTDPEGKQNNNNSFYLCANRNKKSVTVNIAKPEGQAIIRELAKTADVMMENYKVGDLKRYGLDYETIKQLNPGIIYCSVTGFGQTGPYAPRAGYDAILQAMGGLMSVTGHIDGEPGEGPMKVGPSIVDYMTGMNTSIGILSALYHRDANNGEGQHIDVCLFDTVIASLSHWLQIYLVNGKTPPRRGTWGNGGMPAGVFRCTDGELMLVVGNDGQFQRTCAVLGEPELASDKRFVKNNDRVVHGKEIMAIFAGLFLKHPVAYWLEKLEEAGVPSGPINNFEQVFSDPHVQSRGMRVKVDHPFEPNLSLIRNALTFSGTPITEYRAPPLLGADTREVLATIGYDDAKVEGLKAQGIL